A genome region from Pseudanabaena sp. Chao 1811 includes the following:
- a CDS encoding serine/threonine protein kinase, with amino-acid sequence MAFAEGWLIDGTNYQYKIKKAIGEGGFGIAYLAIREDGLKVVIKTPTDKEQNESDRKFANLQRKFHKEAFLLRGCKHRHIVKILDIFQHKDIREDLWCMVMEWIDGETLGERVKRKGALPESEALGYIQQIGSALEYMHNLDEPLLHRDLNPNNIMIRRRTNNAVLIDFGLAREFVQDKTGKHTAMACDGFAPIEQYDENAKRGAYTDVYGLAAALYFALTAERPTPSFNIVAGAALVPPRQIQPNIDGRVEKAILHGMKLKASDRPKSVQKWIDELIPPTLIPKPPKPSFRQTSPSSLIKKSTWIALETSFTIYAIIGITFAVTQVKLSVWLLLLEPIVMISISPLVGGWLNKLEKESKLKRFWRNFLLAFAIGGINAILSILLIVQIAIAYDKSLSFIEFLSVGTWAGTWAGTWAMSGAGAWTWVWCGIGAMSGAWGWAWGWVWSMGWAWGWVMAVNVAVAGSVASVELLESVGKWKATMILFATGLAALGVGLLVKVLIGG; translated from the coding sequence ATGGCTTTTGCAGAAGGCTGGCTGATTGATGGCACGAATTACCAATACAAAATCAAAAAGGCGATCGGTGAGGGAGGTTTTGGTATTGCTTATTTGGCAATTCGTGAAGACGGTTTAAAGGTGGTAATAAAGACACCCACTGATAAAGAACAAAATGAGAGTGATCGTAAGTTTGCTAACTTACAAAGAAAATTCCATAAAGAGGCATTTTTACTAAGAGGTTGCAAGCATCGACACATTGTAAAAATTTTGGATATCTTTCAACACAAAGATATTCGTGAAGATCTGTGGTGCATGGTGATGGAGTGGATCGATGGTGAAACTCTGGGGGAAAGAGTCAAGAGAAAGGGGGCTTTGCCTGAGTCGGAGGCTTTGGGCTATATCCAGCAAATTGGTAGTGCGTTGGAATATATGCACAATCTCGATGAGCCTCTTTTACATCGCGATCTCAATCCTAACAACATCATGATTCGACGGCGGACAAACAATGCGGTGCTAATTGATTTTGGTTTGGCGCGGGAGTTTGTACAGGATAAGACGGGTAAACATACGGCGATGGCGTGTGATGGGTTTGCACCGATTGAGCAGTATGACGAGAATGCTAAGCGTGGGGCGTATACAGATGTCTATGGGTTGGCGGCAGCGCTCTATTTTGCATTGACTGCGGAACGTCCTACTCCTTCTTTTAATATCGTGGCGGGGGCGGCGCTAGTTCCACCGAGACAGATTCAGCCAAATATTGATGGTCGGGTGGAGAAGGCGATTTTGCATGGGATGAAGTTGAAGGCAAGCGATCGTCCGAAATCGGTACAAAAATGGATTGATGAACTAATTCCACCGACACTGATACCCAAACCGCCTAAGCCCTCATTCAGACAAACATCCCCATCTTCTCTCATCAAAAAATCCACATGGATTGCATTAGAAACAAGTTTCACTATTTACGCTATTATTGGGATAACTTTTGCTGTTACTCAAGTAAAATTGTCGGTTTGGCTACTTCTGCTTGAGCCAATTGTAATGATTTCTATCTCTCCTTTAGTCGGTGGTTGGCTCAATAAATTAGAGAAAGAAAGTAAACTGAAAAGATTCTGGAGAAATTTTCTACTAGCATTTGCTATTGGAGGAATAAATGCCATACTTTCAATTTTACTGATTGTTCAAATCGCCATCGCTTATGACAAATCTCTTTCTTTCATAGAATTTTTAAGTGTCGGTACTTGGGCTGGTACTTGGGCTGGTACTTGGGCTATGTCTGGGGCTGGGGCTTGGACTTGGGTTTGGTGTGGTATTGGGGCTATGTCTGGGGCTTGGGGTTGGGCTTGGGGTTGGGTTTGGTCTATGGGTTGGGCTTGGGGTTGGGTCATGGCTGTGAATGTGGCTGTGGCTGGGAGTGTGGCTAGCGTAGAATTACTTGAATCTGTTGGAAAATGGAAAGCAACAATGATACTTTTTGCGACTGGTTTGGCGGCTTTGGGAGTTGGGTTGTTAGTCAAGGTTCTCATTGGGGGATAA
- a CDS encoding dienelactone hydrolase family protein, giving the protein MSRLTRREFIAVSSLTAGFAIAVQPISAKVITTTSKGLIAGEVKIPVSDGTIPAYRAQPARGKNFPVILVIQEIFGVHAHIQDVCRRLAKLGYLAIAPELFYRQGDVSKLADIAQIRPIVNKVPDAQVFADLDATVEWAAKSAQGDIQKLGITGFCWGGRITWLYAAHNPKVKAGVAWYGRLVGESTELTPKHPIDIAKNLQVPVLGLYGGKDTGIPLETVEQMREQLKGCSVNSEIVVYPEAPHAFNADYRPSYRQKEAEDGWKRLKAWFKKNGV; this is encoded by the coding sequence ATGTCAAGACTTACAAGGCGCGAGTTTATCGCCGTTAGTAGCCTAACTGCTGGATTTGCGATCGCTGTTCAGCCCATTTCCGCGAAAGTAATTACCACCACTAGTAAGGGACTAATTGCAGGAGAAGTAAAAATTCCTGTCAGCGATGGCACGATTCCCGCCTATCGAGCACAACCCGCCAGAGGAAAAAATTTCCCCGTAATTTTAGTAATCCAAGAAATTTTTGGCGTTCATGCCCATATTCAAGATGTATGTCGTCGCCTAGCCAAATTAGGATATTTAGCGATCGCCCCCGAATTGTTTTATCGCCAAGGTGATGTATCAAAACTAGCCGATATTGCTCAAATTAGACCGATTGTGAACAAGGTTCCTGATGCTCAGGTATTTGCTGATCTTGACGCAACCGTAGAATGGGCAGCCAAATCTGCACAGGGCGATATTCAAAAGTTGGGGATTACAGGATTCTGCTGGGGCGGCAGGATTACATGGCTCTATGCAGCCCATAATCCTAAGGTCAAGGCTGGTGTAGCTTGGTATGGCAGACTGGTGGGTGAATCGACAGAACTCACACCGAAGCATCCCATTGATATCGCTAAAAATTTACAAGTGCCAGTTTTAGGACTTTACGGCGGCAAAGATACGGGTATTCCCCTAGAGACAGTTGAGCAAATGCGCGAGCAACTTAAGGGTTGCAGTGTTAACTCCGAAATTGTTGTCTATCCTGAAGCTCCCCATGCTTTTAATGCTGATTATCGCCCCTCCTACCGCCAAAAAGAAGCTGAAGATGGCTGGAAACGATTGAAAGCTTGGTTTAAGAAAAACGGAGTTTAA
- the gpmI gene encoding 2,3-bisphosphoglycerate-independent phosphoglycerate mutase, whose protein sequence is MQTGSVSPLVLIILDGWGYREETEGNAIAAANTPVIDSLWSTYPKTLLQASGKDVGLPKGQMGNSEVGHLNIGAGRVVPQELVRISDAVDDGSLLSNPALVGVCDKVKANNSKLHLIGLCSDGGVHSHIDHLLGLIDLAKVQGIQDVCIHAITDGRDTLPQSGINFIKLLQAHLNKIGTGRIVTISGRYYVMDRDKRWDRVQKAYEVLTNDQITTELTSAAEVLEAAYKEKITDEFLPPTRLAHGAIAAGDGVICFNFRPDRSREITQALVAENFTGFERDRIESLAFATFTQYDSSLPVPVAFLPQNLTNLLGPVVASHGLKQLRLAETEKYAHVTYFFDGGMEEASEGDDRVLVNSPRVSTYDQEPAMSATEVTRIASEAIAKRIYSLIVINYANPDMVGHTGNFEATIKALEHVDRCLGNLLASIANAGGTALITADHGNAEYMWDDDGNPWTAHSSNPVPFILVEGEGRKIHGHGADVKLKPTGGRLADIAPTILEILQIPQPAEMTGVSLLEPANYEVKKLKTPVKIGK, encoded by the coding sequence GATCGCCGCAGCAAATACTCCCGTCATAGATAGTCTGTGGAGTACTTACCCCAAAACTCTCCTCCAAGCCTCTGGCAAGGATGTCGGCTTACCCAAAGGACAAATGGGCAACTCAGAAGTTGGTCATTTGAATATTGGTGCAGGTCGAGTCGTCCCCCAAGAATTAGTTAGAATTTCTGATGCTGTAGATGACGGCTCGTTGTTGTCAAATCCTGCACTAGTTGGAGTTTGTGACAAGGTCAAAGCTAACAATAGCAAATTGCACTTGATTGGGCTTTGCTCCGATGGAGGTGTGCATTCCCACATCGATCATTTATTAGGATTGATCGATTTAGCGAAGGTACAGGGTATTCAAGATGTCTGTATCCACGCTATTACCGACGGTCGCGACACCTTGCCACAATCTGGCATTAACTTTATTAAGCTATTGCAAGCACATCTTAATAAGATTGGTACTGGGCGCATCGTCACAATCAGTGGTCGCTACTACGTTATGGATCGCGACAAGCGCTGGGATCGTGTCCAAAAAGCCTATGAAGTGCTGACTAATGACCAAATCACGACAGAATTAACGTCGGCGGCTGAGGTGTTGGAAGCAGCTTATAAGGAAAAAATCACTGACGAATTTTTACCCCCCACAAGGCTTGCCCATGGTGCGATCGCCGCAGGTGATGGTGTTATTTGCTTTAACTTCCGTCCCGATCGCTCCCGTGAAATTACCCAAGCTCTCGTCGCCGAAAACTTTACAGGATTTGAACGCGATCGCATTGAGTCGTTAGCCTTTGCTACATTTACTCAGTACGACAGTTCATTGCCAGTACCTGTCGCCTTTTTGCCTCAAAACTTGACCAACCTGCTTGGGCCAGTTGTCGCAAGTCATGGACTGAAACAACTACGCCTAGCCGAAACTGAAAAGTATGCCCATGTCACCTATTTCTTTGATGGTGGTATGGAAGAGGCTAGTGAAGGTGACGATCGCGTTTTGGTTAATAGTCCAAGGGTATCAACCTATGACCAAGAGCCAGCAATGTCAGCAACTGAGGTAACTAGAATTGCTTCAGAGGCGATCGCCAAGCGGATTTATTCGTTGATCGTAATTAACTATGCCAACCCTGATATGGTCGGACATACTGGTAACTTTGAAGCTACGATCAAGGCTCTGGAACATGTTGATCGATGTTTAGGTAATCTATTGGCTAGCATTGCCAATGCAGGTGGTACGGCATTAATTACTGCCGATCATGGTAATGCAGAGTATATGTGGGATGACGATGGTAATCCTTGGACAGCCCATTCTAGTAACCCCGTGCCATTTATTTTGGTAGAGGGTGAGGGGCGCAAGATCCATGGTCATGGTGCAGATGTCAAACTAAAGCCCACAGGTGGTCGTCTCGCAGACATTGCTCCCACAATTTTAGAAATTCTGCAAATTCCCCAGCCCGCAGAAATGACAGGTGTTTCTCTGTTGGAACCAGCCAACTATGAAGTCAAAAAACTCAAAACACCAGTAAAAATTGGTAAATAA